The Tenacibaculum jejuense genome includes a window with the following:
- a CDS encoding aminotransferase class V-fold PLP-dependent enzyme, whose product MSLTNQKHLFDLPEDVTYLNIASLSPSFKSIEEAGLRAVKEKSRPYLIPSSDFFNPVTELKKLFAQLINVNDYNRIANIPSVSYGLATIAHNISLKENSEIVLIEEQFPSNYYVWEKLAKKYNAKLKIVQQEINGKLWNEAILNAINVNTGLIALGNIHWANGTIFDLKAIRKKTRQHDALLIIDGSQSIGALPFSVKEIQPDAMVCAGYKWLFGPYGCGYAYFGSYFDNGNPIEENWANRLGSENLTNLTNYESNYKALANRYSVGEHGSFIYIQMQIAAITQLLKWKASDIQDYCHKITVSSVNQLKKAGCEIEEDTYRAKHLFGIKLPESVNKKALKEKLTREKIFVSFRGDYIRISCHLYNTEAHFEKLTKCILSEIEI is encoded by the coding sequence ATGAGTTTAACAAATCAAAAGCATTTATTTGATCTTCCAGAAGATGTAACTTACCTAAATATCGCAAGCTTATCACCTTCTTTTAAAAGTATTGAAGAAGCTGGACTTAGAGCCGTAAAAGAAAAAAGTAGACCTTACTTAATACCAAGTTCAGATTTCTTTAATCCAGTAACAGAATTAAAAAAACTTTTCGCTCAACTCATTAATGTAAATGATTACAATAGAATTGCAAACATTCCTTCTGTTTCTTACGGATTAGCAACTATAGCTCATAATATTTCTTTAAAGGAAAACAGTGAAATTGTATTAATTGAAGAACAGTTTCCTAGTAATTACTATGTATGGGAAAAACTAGCTAAAAAGTACAATGCTAAACTTAAAATAGTTCAACAAGAAATTAACGGAAAACTATGGAACGAAGCTATATTAAATGCTATAAATGTTAATACGGGGTTAATTGCTTTAGGAAATATCCATTGGGCAAATGGAACTATTTTTGATTTAAAAGCCATTCGCAAAAAAACTAGACAGCATGATGCACTTTTGATTATAGATGGAAGTCAATCTATAGGAGCCTTACCATTCTCTGTTAAAGAAATTCAACCTGATGCTATGGTTTGTGCAGGTTACAAATGGCTTTTTGGGCCTTATGGTTGTGGTTATGCTTATTTTGGGTCTTATTTTGATAATGGAAATCCTATTGAAGAAAATTGGGCAAACCGATTAGGTAGTGAAAATTTAACCAATCTTACCAATTATGAATCTAACTATAAAGCATTGGCAAATCGCTATTCTGTAGGTGAACATGGAAGTTTTATTTACATTCAAATGCAAATAGCTGCAATCACCCAATTATTAAAATGGAAAGCGTCAGATATTCAAGATTATTGTCATAAAATTACAGTATCTTCTGTAAATCAACTTAAAAAGGCTGGATGCGAAATTGAAGAAGACACTTACAGAGCTAAACATTTATTTGGAATTAAACTACCTGAATCTGTTAACAAAAAAGCCTTAAAAGAAAAATTAACTCGAGAGAAAATCTTTGTTTCTTTTAGAGGAGATTACATTCGAATTTCTTGTCATTTATATAATACTGAAGCGCATTTTGAAAAACTAACTAAATGTATTCTTTCTGAAATAGAGATCTGA
- a CDS encoding NUDIX hydrolase — MEDELIDIVDEQGNYTGKTCLKSEAHKYGYFHPTVHIWIYTTDRKILLQQRAFTKKVFPGLWDISVAGHIGAGEIIEKAALREVQEEIGYHISPENLIKIGTRKHQVNHPNGIIDNEFHHVFIAELKVPIETLTIQESEVAGLKLYDLDILNHTATYDNVLLPEYSEYYKNVFNAIVTKIEE, encoded by the coding sequence ATGGAAGATGAATTAATTGACATCGTTGACGAACAAGGAAATTATACCGGAAAAACTTGTTTAAAATCTGAAGCACATAAATACGGTTACTTCCATCCTACTGTTCATATTTGGATTTATACTACTGATCGTAAAATACTACTTCAACAAAGAGCCTTCACCAAGAAAGTTTTTCCAGGGTTGTGGGATATTTCTGTTGCTGGTCATATTGGTGCTGGAGAAATTATTGAAAAAGCTGCCCTTAGGGAAGTTCAAGAAGAAATTGGCTATCATATTTCTCCAGAAAATTTAATTAAAATAGGAACAAGGAAACATCAAGTAAATCATCCTAATGGAATTATAGATAATGAATTTCATCATGTGTTTATTGCTGAATTAAAAGTACCGATAGAAACATTAACAATCCAAGAAAGTGAAGTAGCCGGATTAAAATTATATGATTTAGACATACTGAATCATACTGCAACATATGACAATGTACTTTTACCTGAATACAGTGAATATTATAAAAACGTTTTTAATGCAATAGTTACTAAAATCGAAGAGTAA
- a CDS encoding cyclophilin-like family protein — translation MKGLLQYNDNQIKIEWDTSSYMYNQLIKHDSLTGVANNIGGEVFFYQYDLDIEFDGSQKEIFEAGDVVYWRSPIESGKFGILFMYGNTSYGDGTKPRTSSPGIKIGTFKSIEDMSTIASNSSLQLI, via the coding sequence ATGAAAGGACTACTTCAATACAACGATAATCAGATAAAAATAGAATGGGATACTTCGTCTTACATGTACAATCAACTTATAAAACATGATTCGCTAACAGGAGTTGCCAATAATATTGGAGGTGAAGTTTTCTTTTATCAATATGATTTAGATATTGAATTTGATGGAAGTCAAAAAGAAATTTTTGAAGCTGGCGATGTTGTGTATTGGCGTTCTCCTATAGAATCAGGAAAATTCGGCATCCTTTTTATGTACGGAAATACGAGTTATGGAGACGGAACAAAACCCAGAACTTCTAGTCCAGGTATAAAAATAGGCACTTTTAAATCAATAGAAGACATGAGTACTATTGCTTCTAATTCATCATTACAATTAATTTAA
- a CDS encoding alpha-amylase family glycosyl hydrolase translates to MRFQHSILIKQFVFVTLFLCCISCKKEVQKEIQINHSASTLLDAPPKWTKEVVWYEIAVERFHNGDTTNDPTSEDIKGSYPGFVPKGWKITPWTQDWYKDDAYFKDYKNHKDFYGNTLTKFVDKVQMRRYGGDLQGVLDKINYLDSLGVSAIYFRPLNDAPSLHKYDARNWRHIDRNFGPNPQKDIETIEKEIPDDPTTWQFTEADKLFLKVIDEFHKRNIKVILDYSWNHTGETFWAWQDVLKNQEKSKHKDWYWIDQFDNPKTPENEFKYHGWSGVHELPEIKETQKQDLSVKVNAFEGNVYSEAVKKHIFNITKRWLDPNGDGDPSDGVDGYRLDVAGEMPLNFWKDFRKQVRNINPDAYLLGEIWWEQWPDKLLNPEPFVKDTIFDAVMNYRWYRASRQFFSETPKNITSQKFIDSLQTFTHGIRKANNYAMMNYTGGFDTPRLLTSLFNNTPYKFGCKVHENPEYKIHKPDNATLETLKLLITHQHTYFGAPHIYAGDEMGMWGADDPSCRKPLIWPEYTFEDETTHPLQQKRPVDKVKFNHKLFNFYQKIIKVRKENPVLVHGEIEYITQENPEVLLYKRYSKDEEIFVIFNIGNTSTSIQLPKKKTTKFSTVFSTADFQMKENNTTILIPKRSAVILR, encoded by the coding sequence ATGAGATTTCAACACTCTATTTTAATTAAGCAATTCGTATTTGTAACATTATTTTTATGTTGTATTAGTTGTAAAAAAGAAGTTCAAAAAGAAATTCAGATAAACCATAGTGCTTCTACTCTTTTAGATGCTCCACCAAAATGGACTAAGGAAGTTGTTTGGTATGAAATCGCTGTTGAACGTTTTCATAATGGAGATACAACTAATGATCCGACTTCGGAAGATATTAAAGGTTCTTATCCTGGTTTTGTTCCAAAAGGTTGGAAAATTACTCCATGGACACAAGATTGGTATAAAGATGATGCATATTTTAAAGACTATAAAAACCATAAAGATTTCTACGGAAACACATTAACTAAATTTGTAGATAAAGTTCAAATGAGACGCTACGGTGGCGATTTACAAGGTGTTTTAGATAAAATAAATTATTTAGATTCTTTGGGTGTTTCTGCCATTTATTTTAGACCATTAAACGATGCGCCTTCACTTCATAAATACGATGCAAGAAATTGGAGACATATTGATCGTAATTTTGGTCCAAATCCTCAAAAAGACATAGAAACTATTGAAAAAGAAATTCCAGATGATCCTACTACTTGGCAATTTACAGAAGCTGATAAACTATTTTTAAAAGTCATCGATGAATTTCATAAGAGAAATATTAAAGTAATTTTAGATTATTCTTGGAATCATACAGGAGAAACATTTTGGGCGTGGCAAGATGTTTTAAAAAATCAAGAAAAGTCAAAACATAAAGATTGGTATTGGATTGATCAATTTGATAATCCTAAGACTCCAGAAAACGAATTTAAATATCATGGTTGGTCTGGTGTTCACGAACTTCCTGAAATTAAGGAAACACAAAAACAAGATTTATCAGTTAAGGTAAATGCTTTTGAAGGAAATGTATACAGTGAAGCCGTAAAAAAACATATTTTCAATATTACGAAACGATGGTTAGATCCAAATGGAGATGGTGATCCTTCAGATGGTGTGGATGGTTATCGATTAGATGTAGCTGGAGAAATGCCTTTAAATTTCTGGAAAGATTTTAGAAAACAAGTTCGAAATATTAATCCAGATGCATATTTATTAGGAGAAATTTGGTGGGAACAATGGCCAGACAAGCTTTTAAATCCTGAACCATTTGTTAAAGACACCATTTTTGATGCAGTGATGAATTATAGGTGGTACAGAGCATCTAGACAATTTTTTAGCGAGACTCCTAAAAACATTACTTCACAAAAATTTATAGATAGTTTGCAAACTTTTACACATGGTATTAGAAAAGCAAATAATTATGCAATGATGAATTATACCGGTGGTTTTGACACACCAAGATTACTTACTTCCTTATTTAATAACACTCCATATAAATTCGGATGTAAAGTTCATGAAAACCCTGAATATAAAATTCATAAACCTGATAATGCAACACTAGAAACTTTAAAACTTTTAATTACGCATCAACATACATATTTTGGAGCTCCACATATTTATGCAGGAGATGAAATGGGAATGTGGGGCGCAGATGATCCTTCTTGTAGAAAGCCTTTAATTTGGCCTGAATATACTTTTGAAGACGAAACTACACATCCTCTTCAACAAAAAAGACCAGTAGATAAAGTAAAATTTAATCATAAGCTTTTCAATTTTTACCAAAAAATCATAAAAGTTAGAAAAGAAAATCCTGTATTAGTTCATGGTGAAATTGAATATATAACACAAGAGAATCCAGAAGTTTTACTATACAAACGTTATTCAAAGGATGAAGAAATTTTTGTTATTTTCAACATTGGAAATACATCAACATCAATACAACTTCCGAAGAAAAAAACAACTAAATTTTCTACTGTATTTAGTACTGCGGATTTTCAAATGAAAGAAAACAATACAACTATTTTAATTCCTAAAAGAAGTGCTGTTATTTTAAGATAA
- a CDS encoding class I SAM-dependent methyltransferase, translating to MLSKQEKSELRGKLFRHLDGIVTCPAAFELHKKGITEYLLKQKTVGVTELSEMFKANEGYLNVALRTFASQGWLTYEVDNILNTVKVSTNEVSEIAFNHFNMYTEAAELLKFSEQFSSRKFEVKPFLKLESLFKNFTQNFGVEISKDEKVKAIQEQILSHIEGIIVGPTLVLLGMKGMFHKYFMQTKFKAEEFHKDPENFGRLLDILTHLKWFDKSGESYEFTDTGLFFARRASAYGVTVSYIPTLRKLDKFIFGDPTIFRSEGKGNEEIHVDREMNVWGSGGAHAAYFKVLDEIIINLFNKPIHEQPKGILDVGCGNGAFLKHLFNVIENRTERGKVLEDHPLFLIGVDYNEAALKITRKNLVQADIWAKVIWGDIGNPEAMSKDLNEKYGIDLSDLLNVRTFLDHNRIWETPKPNPKLKETNATGAYTHRGVRLNNNLVVESLKQHFNKWKSYITKFGLLLIELHTSKPELVAENLGKTAATAYDATHGYSDQYIIEIEEYMKALEEIGLTPYENSFKKFPNSALATVSINLFK from the coding sequence ATGCTATCTAAACAAGAAAAATCAGAACTCAGAGGTAAATTATTTAGACATTTAGATGGAATTGTAACTTGCCCTGCTGCTTTTGAACTTCATAAAAAAGGAATTACAGAGTATTTACTCAAACAAAAAACTGTTGGTGTAACCGAACTTTCTGAAATGTTTAAGGCTAACGAAGGATATTTAAATGTAGCTCTTCGAACTTTTGCTTCTCAAGGCTGGTTAACTTATGAAGTAGATAATATTTTAAATACAGTTAAAGTAAGTACAAACGAAGTTTCAGAAATTGCTTTTAATCATTTTAATATGTACACAGAAGCAGCTGAATTATTAAAATTTTCAGAACAATTTAGCTCACGTAAATTTGAAGTAAAACCTTTCTTAAAATTAGAATCTCTATTTAAAAATTTCACTCAGAATTTTGGGGTTGAAATTTCTAAAGACGAAAAGGTTAAAGCAATTCAAGAACAAATTTTATCTCACATAGAAGGTATTATTGTTGGCCCTACCCTAGTTCTATTAGGGATGAAAGGAATGTTTCATAAATATTTTATGCAAACTAAGTTTAAAGCTGAAGAATTTCATAAAGATCCAGAAAATTTTGGTCGATTATTAGATATACTCACACATTTAAAATGGTTTGATAAATCTGGAGAATCTTATGAATTTACAGACACTGGTTTGTTCTTTGCTAGAAGAGCTAGTGCTTATGGAGTTACCGTTTCTTACATTCCAACACTGCGTAAATTAGATAAATTTATTTTTGGTGATCCCACAATTTTTAGATCAGAAGGAAAAGGAAATGAAGAAATTCATGTAGATAGAGAAATGAATGTTTGGGGAAGTGGTGGCGCGCATGCTGCGTATTTTAAAGTTTTAGATGAAATCATCATCAATTTATTTAATAAACCGATACATGAACAACCAAAAGGAATTTTAGATGTTGGCTGTGGTAATGGAGCTTTTTTAAAGCATTTATTTAATGTTATTGAAAATAGAACTGAACGTGGTAAAGTTTTAGAAGATCATCCTTTATTTCTAATTGGAGTAGATTACAATGAAGCTGCTTTAAAAATCACAAGGAAAAACTTAGTTCAGGCCGATATTTGGGCAAAAGTAATTTGGGGAGATATTGGAAACCCTGAAGCAATGTCGAAAGACTTAAATGAGAAATACGGTATAGATTTATCTGATTTACTAAACGTACGTACATTTTTAGATCACAATCGAATTTGGGAAACTCCAAAACCGAATCCGAAATTAAAAGAAACTAACGCAACTGGAGCCTATACTCACAGAGGCGTTCGATTAAATAATAATCTTGTTGTTGAATCTTTAAAACAGCATTTTAACAAGTGGAAATCTTATATTACTAAATTTGGTTTGTTATTGATTGAGTTACATACTTCTAAACCTGAATTAGTTGCTGAAAATTTAGGTAAAACAGCTGCAACTGCTTATGATGCAACTCATGGATATTCTGATCAATATATTATCGAAATTGAAGAATATATGAAGGCTTTAGAAGAAATTGGATTAACACCTTATGAAAATTCATTTAAAAAATTTCCAAATTCAGCATTAGCAACCGTATCTATAAATTTATTCAAATAA
- a CDS encoding DUF4272 domain-containing protein: MTSVNLAEERKEIQKICIENGFQYASSLPWIKEIVLRPKLEIAKRLHAIKALVLWVLINPEDLPDKKILDFIDNNDLNDFITEDEMQYLSTARGDQNAINSIGWKFENALPLAWFFGFSELLPSGEMMNGETARNLFSEFCAKIDDSIEEWMSDKQTKSEKEIIFQEDLFYCMHNAVRSAQLGNKTVPENFDPIGNGGVIHEKDIR; this comes from the coding sequence ATGACTTCAGTAAACTTAGCAGAAGAAAGAAAAGAAATTCAAAAAATTTGTATTGAAAATGGGTTTCAATACGCTTCATCTTTACCATGGATTAAAGAGATTGTATTACGCCCAAAACTTGAAATTGCCAAACGATTGCATGCCATAAAAGCTTTAGTGTTATGGGTTTTAATTAATCCTGAAGATTTACCGGATAAGAAAATATTGGACTTTATTGACAATAATGATCTTAATGATTTTATCACTGAAGATGAAATGCAATATTTGTCTACTGCAAGAGGAGATCAAAATGCTATAAATTCTATCGGTTGGAAATTTGAAAATGCTTTACCATTAGCTTGGTTCTTTGGTTTTTCTGAATTACTTCCTTCAGGAGAAATGATGAATGGTGAAACTGCCAGAAATTTATTTTCTGAATTCTGTGCTAAAATTGATGATTCGATTGAAGAATGGATGAGTGATAAACAAACTAAGAGCGAAAAAGAAATCATTTTTCAAGAAGATTTATTCTACTGTATGCATAACGCCGTAAGAAGTGCTCAATTGGGAAATAAAACCGTACCAGAAAACTTCGATCCGATCGGAAATGGTGGTGTGATTCATGAAAAAGACATTCGCTAA
- a CDS encoding WG repeat-containing protein: MKNTIKALITILFVTTFFQCQKKEKTEEMKAFIEEFKGENPQEILKEIEKSIQVLKLYQNFDKEGQKVRDIPVEKEKYQTPFQIDTSNVEKKILDFKSAIGFTQTIKDTVSEIVMYNTETNYSESLPPNATEKFTVQQIFYKNGKTVKTNLDTLAVSFGRYSFVKNWGKQQVIDSISVKYSLNYLKRYDSIVLSKKTKKASYKNAQIKLKKLKNNYCYLLIDDRLKDENYKIYAFNDQGKPLSKKGGSSSAVELSDTKENIKSLVRFLENVKAKIEQNQLETRAAIITYMNEKINALDFLRDEDQFYHRDFYYEGNIAALSIYFGKEVGEKTINFTAVNNQIDADFLLKRTTDSVIFVDEDLREIVSTAKTGIQHKGGNYYQDFETNTFYFLNEKKKELQQLNLRTILPLQNGIYGVSSENEYSFKLYSKNHELLSNKAYKQYVQLDQGKIVLKAVDDNFYLVDKNAKIKLLKNVGAVYNDGFSEGLLVVYNKKDKGGYIDNSGNVIIPFKYNFVNKFSEGLAAVALENRKFGFINKKGEVVIPFKYDHTYEFVNGYTMVEYEGLRHIIDRKGNIKVSAKSKYGGFSAGGEGLERVYQMAGDAYDAFGNLIQKEKE; the protein is encoded by the coding sequence ATGAAAAATACGATAAAGGCTTTAATAACGATATTATTTGTTACTACATTTTTTCAATGTCAGAAAAAAGAGAAAACTGAAGAAATGAAAGCCTTTATAGAAGAATTTAAAGGAGAAAATCCTCAGGAAATTCTAAAAGAAATAGAAAAAAGTATTCAAGTACTCAAGTTATATCAGAATTTTGATAAAGAAGGGCAGAAAGTCAGAGATATTCCTGTAGAAAAAGAAAAGTATCAAACGCCATTTCAAATAGATACTTCTAATGTTGAAAAGAAAATACTTGATTTTAAATCAGCTATTGGATTTACACAAACAATAAAAGACACAGTATCTGAAATTGTAATGTATAATACTGAAACCAACTATTCAGAATCATTACCACCAAACGCAACAGAGAAATTTACAGTACAGCAAATATTTTATAAAAATGGGAAAACAGTAAAAACTAACTTAGATACGTTAGCCGTTAGTTTTGGTAGATATTCTTTTGTGAAAAACTGGGGAAAACAACAGGTTATAGATAGTATTTCTGTAAAGTATTCATTAAACTATTTAAAACGCTATGATTCTATTGTTTTGTCTAAAAAAACAAAAAAGGCCTCGTATAAGAATGCGCAAATCAAATTAAAAAAATTAAAGAATAACTATTGTTATTTGTTAATTGATGATCGTTTAAAAGATGAAAATTATAAAATATACGCCTTTAATGATCAAGGAAAACCGCTAAGTAAAAAGGGAGGAAGTAGTTCTGCTGTAGAATTAAGCGATACAAAAGAAAATATAAAAAGTTTAGTCCGTTTTTTAGAAAATGTAAAAGCTAAAATAGAACAAAACCAACTTGAAACCAGAGCGGCTATCATTACTTACATGAATGAAAAAATTAATGCCTTAGATTTTTTAAGAGACGAAGATCAATTTTATCATAGAGATTTTTACTACGAAGGAAATATTGCTGCTTTATCTATTTATTTTGGAAAAGAAGTTGGAGAAAAGACAATAAATTTTACCGCTGTTAATAATCAGATTGATGCAGATTTTTTATTGAAAAGAACAACAGATAGTGTAATTTTTGTAGATGAAGATTTAAGAGAAATTGTTAGTACAGCAAAAACAGGAATTCAGCATAAAGGAGGGAATTATTATCAAGACTTTGAAACCAATACGTTTTATTTTTTAAATGAAAAGAAAAAGGAATTACAGCAACTTAATTTGAGAACAATACTACCATTACAAAATGGTATTTATGGAGTTTCATCAGAAAATGAATATAGCTTTAAATTGTACTCTAAAAATCATGAATTATTATCTAATAAAGCATACAAACAATATGTACAATTAGATCAAGGAAAAATTGTTTTAAAAGCAGTTGATGATAATTTTTATTTAGTTGATAAAAATGCAAAAATCAAACTGTTAAAAAATGTAGGTGCTGTATATAATGACGGTTTTTCTGAAGGACTTTTAGTTGTTTATAACAAAAAAGATAAAGGCGGATACATAGATAATTCAGGAAACGTTATCATTCCTTTTAAATATAACTTTGTCAATAAATTTAGTGAAGGATTAGCTGCTGTAGCATTAGAAAACAGAAAGTTTGGTTTTATTAATAAAAAAGGGGAAGTTGTAATACCTTTTAAATACGATCACACGTACGAATTTGTTAATGGGTATACTATGGTAGAATATGAAGGACTAAGACATATAATAGATCGTAAGGGAAATATAAAAGTTAGTGCTAAAAGTAAATATGGAGGATTTTCTGCTGGAGGAGAAGGTCTTGAAAGAGTGTATCAAATGGCTGGTGATGCATATGATGCTTTTGGTAATTTAATACAAAAAGAAAAGGAATAA